Genomic DNA from Perognathus longimembris pacificus isolate PPM17 chromosome 6, ASM2315922v1, whole genome shotgun sequence:
ccatcttcccctGTCTGTGCAGACTGGCCTCCTGACTTGGCCTAGAACTTCAGGATCAGCATCCCAAGGGTTATCTAGTTTGAGCTCCTTGGGTTTTTTGAGGATAGGCCTAGAGGCTCATGCGGACTCAGTGCACCAGTGGCAAAGCCAGGACCAGAACCCATGCGATCTGTGTGGCACTGGTTCGAGAATGGTttgggctgggtgctgatggctcacgcctgtaatcctagctactcaggaggctgagatctgaggattacagtttgaaaccagcctgggcagcaaaagcCCGAGAGCCTCTTATTTTCGActcatcaccagaaagccagaagtggagctgtggctcaggcggtagaacaccggccttgagtgaaaaagctcagggacagagcccagggttaagctcccagtacaggcacacaaacaaaagaatggTTTGGGAGTACTAGGGGACAGGGACCTGAGGAAATGGAGGTACCATGGAGGGGCTCGAGTCTTCTGACATTTTCCAAGGGCTGGTCCCCGCAATAAGTGCCCGTCCCCGGGCACAGGATGGGAGCTGGGAAGGACACGGATGCATGGCAGGGTGGACGCGGAGGCCAGGAGCTGCGTCCCCGCGAGGGGACTTCCTACGCAAGAGAACAAAACTCAGCTGGGACAGAGGTTTCCTTGAAACGCCTCCCCGCGCTCCAGCGGCGGCCTTCCCGTCTCCCGGGGTGGCGGCGGGGACTTCCTCGGCCCTTTCTATCCCGGCCAGGGCGCTTTCGGTTCTGCAGGGATTCCCGGAGGCAGGGAGCAACCCGGAGGGGGTGTCCCCTTGGGTGGCTCCCCGGTACCCAccggactcccctccccccccccgccccctgggagGTCGGGAGTCTCCGGGGCCCCCCGCAGGAGCCCGGCACTTGACCTTTGCCAGGGGCCAGCCGGGCGGAGCGCGTCCCGAAGATCCCCGGGGAGAATCGGATTCCCGGGAAGGACCCGGGGAAATCCCGAGCGGTGAGTACCTGGGGGCGGCCGCGATTGGTCCCCGCAGGCCACGCCCCTTtccggggcggggcctcagggcggggctggggctacTAGAGGCCCCGCCCTGGCCGCGCTCCCGCCCAGGCcgcgctccctccctcccgctgccGCGATGCCGCCGCTGCCGCCTCTGCAGGGCGTCCTCTGGTGCTGCTTGCTGACAGTGGTGAGTAGTTTCTGTCCCGGCCACCCCGGGAgcggctgagatttgagagtggggagtgggaagggaggagaagcaggACTTCGGGGAAGAGAACGTCCCCGATGGTTTTGGGGAGCGCCTGGGGGCGTGGGAGCTGGGCAGAGTCCCCGGGACACAGGCTGCCCCTCCCCTCTATCTTGGGCAGTCCACAGAGGGTCCGTGGGGAGGGCACTGCCGGCACAGCCCGTGCCACGGTGGCACCGCGGAGTGCGTGGAGCCTCCACCTCGGTGCCATCAGCAAGCTGCGTGGGTTCTGGGGCAGCCTCGGGGGCTGTGCAGGGAGCCTGGAAGTGGTTTcagagggcagggaggaaggcCGGCCAAGGGAAGGGGCTGGTCTCTCTTGTTTCCTGTCCCTTTCCAGTCCCTTCTCCCCTTGTGGACAGAGGCCAGTCTCTCCTGGTTATCGTTTCCTTGCCAGCTGGGGCTGCCTGTTCCATGGCAGTTGAAAACAAGGAATGGGTGCAGGCGcagctactttttctttttgagaagggAAGGTGATCTTAACACCTGGCCTCCTCCCCAAACCAAGGAGGAGATCTCTAAGGTTAGGCATCTGTCTCTTGAATTCAAGATGAGTTAGGGAAGTCTTGGGACCACAGAAAGCTTTGGTTAAGAGACCTGCAGGGGTCTTTCCAAGCACCAGAATGGCTGGGGTCCAACCAAGCATGTCTCCGGGATTTTTAGAAGCTCACATTGACTCACTTTGGGCTTAAATGTATTTTTGTAGTTCCTcattctgagggctgggaatccCCCATGTACCTGGCCTTCTCATCCTAGCCCCCAggcacccctcccccaaacctCCCCCTGCTCTCAGGGACTATAGAttctggcctggggcctggacagaaaaatgacCCTTGGTGTGGGAATTTGGTAGTGAGCAAAAAGTGAGTGAGGAAACTGCTCTGGTCCCAAACTTTCATTTTCACTCCAGGCAGTGGTTCTCAGGGAGAAGGGAGGCCGGAAGAAGGTGGAGCTGGAGAGAAGCAGCAAAGGGCCTTGTGGGAGGAGATGTGGAAGGGTGGTCAGGACTCCTTAAGAGCAGAGTCTGACCttatcccccttccccccagcttAGGCTGCAGGTAGCACCCAGATTGCTGTGATAGCAGTAACAGGTGCTGTTTATCGGGGTCTCCCTGTACATCAGACTAAGCAAAACACTGCAAATGTTCTCTTATTTTATCTGATTTCTCCCAACTCCTTCATACAGGTGAGCTACCTGAGGCTCAGAAAGGGGAGTTGCTTTGTCCAAGGTCTCCTAGCTAGGTAGTGTTCAGCCTGGCTGAGCCAACATCTGTCTGATTCCTGACTCTTCCTGTCATGTGGCAGGAGTCCTGCTCCTGACGCCTTTGGTAACAGTGAGACAGCTATGAGGAGTGGAAAATGACAAGTTGTCTGGGAACTTGCTGTTTTTCTCATGTGACCAAGGACTTGATTGCTCTGAAGGTGTGTTGGCAAGTTCTGGTTCCGAGGGTGGCGCCTTGGGATGCCCCCTCCAGGCAGTCTTCCCTAGTTGAGGTAAGATGCATTGCATGGAGTAATTTTCTCAGAAACCTAAGTTGAACGAGAGAGCTACCAGTCAGCTGGATTCTTAGCAGTCTGCCAGTTAGCCAGGGTGCTGGGCATCCCAGTAAGGAGAAGTCAAACTGCCAGCGAATGAGCACCTACTATGGCTAAACACCgtgccaggctgtgtgtgtgtagtgttccTCATCTTTACAACCCTACCTGCAGGGACGATGTTATTGTTTCCATCCTAAAGATAAGGAAATGAGGAACACATTGAGGAAATAAGGAAAAGAGGGTCACAAACTAACTAGTATGTGTTACAACGTTTGGAACCTAAAGTCTGATTCTCTGCTCTTTTCATTGGCTGTTCTCTGAGTGTAGGATGATCTTAGATCTAAAACACAGACTCACTGTGtagttctctttaaaaatatttctcactgtgtgtgagtgcacgtgtgtgcgtgtggcacgtgcacgcgcgcgcgcacacacacacacgttgctgCTTAAtcaacagattttcttgcccaggcaggcttcaaacctcgactctcagatctcagcctccttagtagctaggctctttcttatttattaaagGAGGAAATCTGGAACTAGAATCTAGTTAACACCTCTCAAAGGCTTGTGAGTCCTTTTTAGAACCAAAATTAAGAGTAGGCTGAGGTGGAGGGCTGACTTTCTGCCAGCAAAGCAACCAACTGGGATTTAATGTCAATGTTTTGTTTCTGCTGGATTTATTTTTAGAGTTTCCTTTTATTTATGGGAAGTGATACTAGCAAAGATATAAGGCtttcatttaaaagaaatgtaattaaaTTAGCAAGGCACAATTAATAGCATGATTGCTACCCGGATGTCACTGAAATGACGTCTAAACTAAGTTGATGGAGAAAAGAGGGTATGTTAAGATCTTTGGTTTCTGTTCCAGGGGAACTCCAGGCACTAGATCCATCCTCTCACCACTAAAACGGAAGCTGGGTTCACCTTTCTAACTTCACAATCTTAGCAGTTTATAGGGGAGGGGCCGAGTGAACGATGATGTGGAGATGGAGACGAGcgtggagagggaaggaagggaagaagaacgaGGAGGTGGAACTGAAGCCAGCTAGCCCTCAGGACTTCCCGGGGGAGGTACTGAAGACTCCAGGTCCTACTGGATCTTGGGGAAGAGGAGACCCAGGAGTTAAGCAGCTCCATTCGTTTAGAGAATCCAGTGCTATGGCTTTTGTAAAACACCAGAATGATCATCTGGACTCTTTCACAGTCAGATTCTTTTGACAGTTTAGATGAAAACAAACATACCCGGTACTCTGCGGGGCTCCATTTTTAGCTTTGGACTTCTGCATCGGTGGCGGCGtctgtcctggctgacttttAACCTTCCCACCAAGGAGGCAACAGCAGAGACTTCAAGATCCTTACCAATTGCACAATTGTGTTTTCAGGTCTATGCAGAGCCAACCACTGCGTGCAGAGAAAATCAGTACCTACTGAACAACCAGTGCTGTGATTTGTGCCCACCAGGTGAGATGCCAACCCTCTAGGCCCACAATGGGATCCCTCTGGGTTTGCTGGCAGATGAAGACCCACCGTGAACTCGGGTCTAAAACAACCCATTTCCCCCACTCTGCCCAGCTGTCAGAATGTTCTAGGCTCTCTCTCTGCCAGGGAAacctctgccttctctccttTGGGGTCCTATCTCTTCCATTTTCCCCAACCAGATCACAGAGAGTCGGAGACATTCATCTCTGAGCCCCCTGCTCTCAGTAGAGGATGTGATTCATTGAGCGGCCAGAGATGCCATAGTTCCTGATGTTTTCCAGGAAAGAATGTGGTGAATGAATGCACTGAATCCACTGAGACACAATGCCAGCCATGCAGCCAAGGAGAATTCTCAGATGCCTGGAACCGAGACACCCGCTGTCACCAGCACAGATACTGTGACTCCAGTAGGTGGGCTAGCAGGGGAGGGGCTTACAGGTTAGCTAATATTCCTGACCACACAGCAACTCAGATCGCAGTAGCCAGTCGGTTCTGATTGGTCAACTGGTTGGCTTGActgacttccttttttttgtttttggctgtaCTAGACATTGAGTCCAGGGCTTAGTGTTAGCTGCTAAGCAGGATCTTTTCTTAAATAAGTTGTTACCTGTATTTGGAAAAGGTCTAAGGCATTGTGAAGAGCTAGCCAAACTCAGCCCAGCAAAGGGGTTCCCATCCTTTCTTCTGCTCTCTACTCAGATCTAGGgctccggatcctgaaggaaggCACAGCAGAGACAGACACCGTTTGTACCTGCGAGGAGGGTCAACATTGTATGGGCCATGCATGTGAGAGCTGTGCCCTGCACACCCTGTGTGGCCCTGGCTTTGGCGTCAAGCAGATTGGTTAGTGGCCCATCTGGGAATCAGCCCTAGGGGTGGGAGATGAGAGCCAGGAGATCTTGCCCAAAGGCGATCTGGGCAGTTGACACAGTTGGCATGTAGCCCCAGAGGTGGAGGGGCTGGAGGCTCCTGAGCGGAGAACGGGATCTTCTCCCTTCTGCTTCCAGCCAAGCATTGGTGCCTgcagagggaagggatgggagaagCCCTGCTGAGCTGCAGCCCTGAGGGGCAAGGAGCTCCAGGCAGCAGCTCTTCCTGTCCTGCCTGTTCACTGGTTCCCCCAAGAGCTAGACACGTGGGCCACTGAGGTGGTTAATGTACTCTCCTACCCCGTTCCCAGCTACAGAGATGGATGACACGGTGTGTGAACCTTGCCCTGCTGGCTTCTTCTCCAATGACTCATCTGCCTCTGAAGTGTGTCGCCCCTGGACAAGGTACAAGGACCAGCTGCCTTTGTCTCTCCAGATGCCTGCTCTACCATCTCTGTTCCTCCGTGGCTGCGCACACTCACCCACTTGTGAACTGTCTGTGGAGTGACCTTGCGTTTGACCCTTTCTGCTTTGCTCATGTCTGCTCTCGGTGTAGTTGACACTGCTGATCTCCCATTCTTTGTGTTCTCGGGGTCTTCTGATTACTCTCCTGCCCCGGCTTCCCTTCCTCAGCTTTCTGCTTCCTTCATGCTTCCTAACTGGTTTTCTGGGGCGTTGTTCTGGGCTTTCCTCTCTAATCGCCTTGCCGGCCCTCCCTGGACCGGGTCACTCACATCTGTGGTTCTATTTCTCGGGCATGGTCCTGCTCCGTCTCCTCCATCCcaggcaccctaccactgagccccaCTGAGCCCCACAttgagatgtttttcttttagttatttttttccatatagaGTCTTGTGCTTCCCCCTGACCCATGCAGCCTCATATTGTGGTCCTACTGACAACTCCCTCATAGTTAAGATGACAGTCACTACCACaccacttgttttgtttttgtgctcaccctggggctttaactcagagtctgggtgctgtccctgagcttttgtgctcaaggttagtgctctaccactgagccacagccccacttctggcttttttgttttttttgtgcttatttggagataagagtctcagggactttcttgcctggactggctttgaatcaaggtcctcagatctcagcctcctgagtagctaggaagacaggtgtgagccaccagcatctggtctCAGACacggtgttttcttttctttgatctgTCCCCTATACCTGGATCAGTGCCTTGCATCGTCATTGTTCAATGGCTCTTCACTGGTGAGAGTCACCTGGGGACTTGAGGCTCCCATTCTAGGGTCTGATCCATGTACACTGACCTTCAGGCTGCTGGTAGCAACTGTCGCCCCTCTGAGCCTTGGCATCCTTATCTGGAAGAGGAGAATGACTTCCTTTCTCAAGGCTTGAAGATGAAGACATAGGAGTATGTTTTGTAAGCcgggtactgtggctcacacctgcaatcctggttactcaagaggctgggagctgaagatcatggttcaaggccagtccaggcagaaaagtccatgcgattcttctcttcaattaaccaccaagaagctacaagtggagctgtggctcaagtggtagagtgccagccttaagcaaaaaaaaaagtcaagcaagagcacaaggccctgcattTGAGCATGCACATTTTGTAACCTAAATGCTCTTATGTAAGGCTGAATGAAGTCTGTGCTTTAAAGCTCCTCTTCATCTCCCACCTTTAATGGTTTTTCCTTTGCCATAATCTTCTCTGTCTCCTACCCCATTCTTCCAGGTGTCCTCTTTCATGTGGCAGCTCCTAG
This window encodes:
- the Cd40 gene encoding tumor necrosis factor receptor superfamily member 5 codes for the protein MPPLPPLQGVLWCCLLTVVYAEPTTACRENQYLLNNQCCDLCPPGKNVVNECTESTETQCQPCSQGEFSDAWNRDTRCHQHRYCDSNLGLRILKEGTAETDTVCTCEEGQHCMGHACESCALHTLCGPGFGVKQIATEMDDTVCEPCPAGFFSNDSSASEVCRPWTSCDARDLVTLQQGTKQSDVICGPPSRRRALLAIPVVMGLLCALAVAAVCVRKAVRKPKAKALHLQDAWKGPVEMEDIPGHNPAAPVQETLLGCQPVTQEDGKESRISVQERQ